The Candidatus Zixiibacteriota bacterium genome contains a region encoding:
- a CDS encoding MerR family transcriptional regulator produces the protein MINNTKIYYSISEVASMMNLEAYVLRFWEKEFNQLHPKKNKAGNRIYQQKDIDLLLQIKHLLYKKGFTIEGARNYFKNEGKNNGDSLKSDIAVTLLKEVRSELDNLLKLFP, from the coding sequence TTGATTAACAATACAAAAATATATTATTCGATTTCCGAGGTTGCCAGTATGATGAATTTGGAGGCGTATGTGCTCCGTTTCTGGGAGAAGGAATTTAATCAGCTTCACCCAAAAAAGAACAAAGCCGGCAACCGTATCTATCAGCAGAAAGATATTGATCTTTTGCTTCAGATTAAACATCTGCTTTATAAAAAAGGCTTCACTATAGAGGGAGCACGTAATTATTTCAAAAACGAGGGAAAGAACAACGGAGACAGCTTAAAATCGGATATAGCTGTAACCCTTCTTAAAGAGGTGCGTTCCGAGCTTGATAATCTATTAAAGCTTTTTCCTTGA